From one Streptomyces sp. ICC1 genomic stretch:
- a CDS encoding ATP-binding protein: MTTATREPQRAGLLAARLNAILAAKGIDPDAAPAQPVADPVTALELADRRIPPRYREATATDPAVRAWAERVAGMGSVGPGGTRGISYGPSLLIAGPTGSGKTHQAYGAVRSLLGAGVRLRWQAVTSADLHAQFRPRPNHDPEREIQELGRCPLLILDDLGAAKQSEWTEELTYRLINRRYTEMLPTLITTNLPTAELRSAVGDRVASRLAEMTTRVILTGPDRRRTPPPAA, from the coding sequence GTGACGACAGCGACCCGTGAACCCCAGCGTGCCGGGCTCCTGGCGGCCCGCCTGAACGCGATCCTCGCCGCAAAGGGCATCGATCCCGACGCGGCCCCCGCCCAGCCCGTAGCGGATCCGGTGACTGCGCTGGAGCTGGCCGACCGGCGGATCCCTCCCCGCTACCGGGAGGCCACCGCCACGGACCCCGCCGTGCGCGCCTGGGCCGAGAGGGTCGCAGGCATGGGCAGTGTGGGCCCCGGCGGCACACGGGGCATCTCGTACGGGCCTTCTCTGCTGATCGCCGGCCCCACCGGCAGCGGCAAGACCCACCAGGCCTACGGAGCCGTCCGCTCGCTCCTCGGCGCAGGCGTCCGGCTCCGCTGGCAGGCGGTGACCTCCGCCGACCTGCACGCCCAGTTCCGCCCGCGCCCCAACCACGACCCCGAGCGGGAGATCCAGGAACTCGGCCGATGCCCGCTGCTGATCCTGGACGACCTCGGCGCGGCCAAGCAGTCCGAGTGGACCGAGGAGCTGACGTACCGGCTGATCAACCGCCGCTACACCGAGATGCTTCCGACGCTGATCACCACCAACCTCCCCACCGCGGAGCTGCGCAGCGCGGTCGGGGACCGCGTCGCCTCCCGCCTCGCCGAGATGACCACCCGCGTCATCCTGACCGGCCCTGACCGCCGCCGCACACCCCCGCCGGCCGCCTGA
- the mobC gene encoding plasmid mobilization relaxosome protein MobC — protein sequence MAETAQRQGAPDREVGSEGGPDQDTLHAVQREILHAERSAEPTAGEPTVKSVQPTIRRFTGNKRGDRVGPLRFTDNERPRLQEAAAEHGYKGESGFAADIVLAFINGRFTANLPLSEDRRRTHVFRAQVLRQCNRIGVNINQIARALNSDLTPPDIRQRLDELHDLLTVIAETLREPANPQEVRQS from the coding sequence GTGGCGGAGACGGCCCAGCGCCAGGGGGCGCCGGACCGTGAAGTCGGGTCCGAGGGCGGACCCGACCAGGACACGCTCCACGCCGTCCAGCGCGAGATCCTCCACGCCGAACGCAGCGCCGAGCCCACCGCTGGCGAGCCGACGGTGAAGAGCGTCCAGCCCACGATCCGCCGCTTCACCGGCAACAAGCGCGGCGACCGCGTCGGCCCCCTGCGCTTCACCGACAACGAACGCCCCCGCCTCCAGGAGGCCGCCGCCGAGCACGGCTACAAAGGCGAATCCGGCTTCGCCGCCGACATCGTCCTGGCCTTCATCAACGGCCGGTTCACCGCCAACCTGCCCCTATCCGAGGACCGGCGCCGCACGCACGTCTTCCGTGCCCAGGTCCTGCGCCAGTGCAACCGCATCGGCGTCAACATCAACCAGATCGCCCGCGCCCTGAACAGCGATCTCACCCCGCCCGACATACGCCAGCGTCTCGACGAGCTCCACGACCTGCTCACGGTGATCGCCGAAACCTTGCGGGAGCCCGCCAACCCGCAGGAGGTCCGACAGTCGTGA
- a CDS encoding relaxase/mobilization nuclease domain-containing protein, with the protein MIAAIKPSGANTRGLLAYLYGPGRHDEHTDPHIVAGFAMLAMPDPGRDEKATLTQLARYLDEPVRLRNSEFGKKITDHVWHCPVRAAPEDRHLSDAEWGEIAQRIVAAAGIAPEGDDLACRWIAVRHADDHIHILTTTVREDGRRPKLHDSGIRVGDACRQIEEDYGLRRLKKGDRTGTRAPTQAEMHKAQRLGWEQTSREWLQARIRAAIPHARTAEELLAYLEADGIAVKARRGPSGDLLGYATGRPGDLNKDGEQVFHPGGKIAPDLTLPKLRDRLEAGQPEEHPTARRDQPTTAWHQATEALDTFRTDLTDDRHAQAHITALGELLEATAQNAPTPLRTELQAASRAFARAQRSQIRAEDRAAHAIRYAARDIVHTATGPDGSALAALIAALLWAGIIAGRWHEAKGHAHQADAARQALHHLQAAAEQALTPTLVVLEQRQPREETRRALAHDVRAAVPDQADRILTDPSWPALAALLADAEARGHQPHQLLKEAAAQRELGTARQPARVLITRLQHTRRNPRGWKWQKPGRGGRGRPTLELCRAPRAGCLLSMTTRSSGS; encoded by the coding sequence GTGATCGCGGCCATCAAGCCCTCCGGCGCCAACACCCGCGGACTGCTCGCCTACCTCTATGGCCCCGGCCGGCACGACGAGCACACCGACCCGCACATCGTGGCCGGCTTCGCCATGCTCGCCATGCCCGACCCCGGCCGCGACGAGAAAGCCACCCTCACCCAGCTCGCCCGCTACCTCGACGAACCCGTCCGGCTCCGCAACAGCGAGTTCGGCAAGAAGATCACCGACCACGTCTGGCACTGCCCCGTCCGCGCAGCCCCCGAAGACCGCCACCTCTCCGACGCCGAGTGGGGCGAGATCGCCCAGCGCATCGTCGCCGCGGCCGGCATCGCCCCCGAAGGCGACGACCTGGCCTGCCGCTGGATTGCCGTACGCCACGCCGACGACCACATCCACATCCTCACCACCACCGTCCGCGAGGACGGCCGCCGCCCCAAGCTTCACGACAGCGGCATTCGCGTCGGCGACGCCTGCCGGCAGATCGAGGAGGACTACGGCCTGCGCCGCCTGAAGAAGGGCGACCGCACCGGCACCCGCGCCCCCACCCAGGCCGAGATGCACAAGGCCCAGCGCCTCGGCTGGGAGCAGACGAGCCGCGAATGGCTCCAGGCCCGTATCCGCGCCGCCATCCCCCACGCCCGCACGGCCGAGGAGCTCCTCGCCTACCTCGAAGCCGACGGCATCGCGGTCAAGGCCCGGCGCGGCCCCTCCGGAGACCTCCTCGGCTACGCCACCGGGCGTCCCGGCGACCTCAACAAGGACGGCGAACAGGTCTTCCACCCCGGCGGGAAGATCGCCCCCGACCTCACCCTCCCCAAACTCCGTGACCGCCTCGAAGCCGGCCAGCCGGAAGAACACCCCACCGCCCGCCGCGACCAGCCCACCACCGCCTGGCACCAGGCCACCGAAGCCCTCGACACCTTCCGCACCGACCTCACCGACGACCGCCACGCCCAGGCACACATCACCGCCCTCGGTGAACTCCTCGAAGCCACCGCCCAGAACGCCCCGACCCCTCTCCGCACCGAACTCCAGGCTGCTTCAAGGGCGTTCGCACGCGCCCAACGCTCTCAGATCCGGGCGGAAGACCGCGCCGCCCACGCCATCCGCTACGCGGCCCGCGACATCGTCCACACCGCCACCGGCCCCGACGGCAGCGCCCTCGCCGCCCTCATCGCAGCCCTCCTATGGGCCGGGATCATCGCCGGCCGCTGGCACGAGGCCAAGGGCCACGCCCACCAGGCCGACGCCGCCCGCCAAGCCCTCCACCACCTGCAGGCAGCCGCCGAGCAAGCCCTAACCCCCACGCTCGTCGTACTCGAACAGCGTCAGCCGAGGGAGGAAACCCGCCGCGCCCTCGCCCACGACGTACGCGCCGCCGTCCCCGACCAAGCCGACCGGATCCTCACCGACCCCAGCTGGCCCGCACTCGCCGCCCTCCTCGCCGACGCGGAGGCCCGAGGCCACCAACCCCATCAGCTCCTGAAGGAGGCCGCAGCCCAGCGCGAACTCGGCACAGCCCGCCAACCCGCCCGCGTCCTGATCACCCGCCTCCAACACACCAGACGCAACCCGAGGGGGTGGAAGTGGCAAAAACCCGGACGCGGGGGCCGGGGCCGACCTACTCTCGAGTTGTGTCGGGCGCCTCGGGCCGGGTGCTTGTTGTCGATGACAACAAGGTCATCCGGCAGCTGA
- a CDS encoding response regulator, with protein MAKTRTRGPGPTYSRVVSGASGRVLVVDDNKVIRQLIRVNLELEGFEVVTANDGVECLDVVHHVQPDVITLDVVMPRLDGFGAAAQLRADPRTRHLPVAIVSACTQYEVEAGIAAGVDAFLAKPFEPAELVRVVRRLIERRDRRERKGAPAGRGRG; from the coding sequence GTGGCAAAAACCCGGACGCGGGGGCCGGGGCCGACCTACTCTCGAGTTGTGTCGGGCGCCTCGGGCCGGGTGCTTGTTGTCGATGACAACAAGGTCATCCGGCAGCTGATCAGGGTCAATCTCGAGCTGGAGGGCTTCGAGGTCGTGACCGCGAACGATGGTGTCGAGTGCCTGGACGTGGTGCACCACGTGCAGCCCGATGTGATCACTCTTGATGTGGTCATGCCCCGTCTGGACGGTTTCGGGGCGGCCGCGCAGTTGCGGGCCGATCCCCGGACGCGGCACCTGCCCGTTGCGATCGTGAGCGCCTGCACGCAGTACGAGGTCGAGGCCGGGATCGCCGCAGGCGTGGACGCCTTCCTCGCCAAGCCCTTCGAACCCGCCGAGCTGGTGCGCGTCGTGCGCCGGCTCATCGAGCGGCGGGACCGGAGGGAGCGGAAAGGGGCTCCCGCCGGGAGGGGGAGGGGCTGA
- the nrtL gene encoding ArgS-related anticodon-binding protein NrtL has translation MTPADLSRVVVRALRCAVEDGELPDGVVVPERVVVERTRPGGVGDYASPVAFGVAKSGGVAPRGVAEVLAPRLAGLPGIDRVEITGAGFLNFLLAAAPVREFVRSVRADGERYGFAPGAPPALDVAMPTSAGRSRADVVRLAVLRIELSQGREATPGGSVAPVAKRDGDVVSVYGAGAAAWAMLCVPAQETPVFPASLLVQDESSEFFRVRYARDRARALTRNARQLGFDALPGEPGDGAEALLGALADHPLVLEAAAHHRAPERLVRQLVVLADALLDFQYGVLPKGDEKPSAAHRARLALAEAAGTVLAGGLALLGIDAIDAPDHL, from the coding sequence GTGACCCCCGCTGACCTCTCCCGTGTCGTCGTGCGCGCCCTGCGCTGCGCCGTCGAGGACGGGGAGCTGCCCGACGGGGTGGTCGTGCCCGAGCGGGTCGTCGTCGAGCGGACCAGGCCCGGGGGAGTGGGGGATTACGCGTCCCCCGTTGCTTTCGGAGTGGCCAAGAGCGGTGGAGTCGCGCCCCGTGGAGTGGCCGAGGTGCTGGCCCCCCGGCTGGCGGGACTGCCCGGGATCGACCGCGTCGAGATCACCGGCGCCGGGTTCCTGAACTTCCTACTCGCCGCTGCTCCCGTCCGGGAGTTCGTGCGGAGTGTTCGCGCGGACGGCGAGCGGTACGGGTTCGCCCCCGGTGCTCCCCCCGCGCTGGACGTGGCCATGCCCACGTCCGCCGGTCGCTCCCGTGCGGACGTCGTGCGGCTCGCCGTGCTGCGGATCGAGCTCAGCCAGGGGCGGGAGGCGACCCCCGGCGGATCCGTCGCACCCGTCGCCAAGCGGGACGGGGATGTCGTCTCCGTCTACGGGGCCGGCGCCGCCGCCTGGGCGATGCTCTGCGTTCCCGCGCAGGAGACCCCCGTCTTTCCCGCGTCGCTCCTCGTACAGGACGAGTCCAGCGAGTTCTTCCGCGTACGGTACGCCCGCGACCGCGCCCGCGCGCTGACCCGCAATGCCCGGCAGCTCGGGTTCGACGCGCTGCCCGGCGAGCCCGGCGACGGTGCCGAAGCCCTGCTCGGGGCCCTCGCCGACCACCCCCTCGTGCTCGAGGCCGCCGCGCACCACCGTGCGCCCGAGCGGCTCGTCCGGCAGCTCGTCGTGCTCGCCGACGCCCTGCTCGACTTCCAGTACGGCGTCCTGCCCAAGGGCGACGAGAAACCCTCGGCCGCCCACCGCGCCCGGCTGGCCCTTGCCGAAGCCGCCGGGACGGTGCTGGCCGGCGGCCTGGCCCTGCTCGGCATAGACGCGATAGACGCGCCCGACCACCTGTGA
- the lysA gene encoding diaminopimelate decarboxylase produces MSRSAHPAGPRHADVMPEGHYSPPPADLNALDEKIWARTVSRNDDGVVTVGGIEVTKLAEEFGTPAYFLDEEDFRARCRAWAHAFGPDADVFYAGKAFLSKAVVKWLKEEGLNLDVCSGGELATALAAGMPAGRIAFHGNNKSTAEITRAIEAGVGRIVLDSFQEIARVAHIAREHGVRQPVQIRVTVGVEAHTHEFIATAHEDQKFGIAVADGSAAEAVRRALGHDSLELLGVHSHIGSQIFDMAGFEVSAKRVVRLLAAVRDEHGVELPEIDLGGGLGIAYTSGDDPREPHEIAKALHEIVARECEASGLRAPRISVEPGRAIVGPTAFTLYEVGTIKPLEGLRTYVSVDGGMSDNIRTALYDAEYSVILVSRTSDAEPVLVRVVGKHCESGDIVVKDAFLPADLAPGDLLAVPATGAYCRSMASNYNHALRPPVVAVRDGAARVIVRRETEEDLLRLDLG; encoded by the coding sequence ATGAGCCGTTCCGCCCACCCCGCCGGGCCCCGCCACGCCGATGTCATGCCCGAGGGCCACTACTCCCCGCCGCCCGCCGACCTCAACGCCCTCGACGAGAAGATCTGGGCGCGGACGGTCAGCCGGAACGACGACGGAGTCGTGACCGTGGGCGGGATCGAAGTCACCAAGCTCGCCGAGGAGTTCGGGACGCCCGCCTACTTCCTCGACGAGGAGGACTTCCGCGCCCGCTGCCGTGCCTGGGCGCACGCCTTCGGGCCGGACGCCGACGTGTTCTACGCCGGCAAGGCGTTCCTCTCCAAGGCCGTCGTGAAGTGGCTGAAGGAGGAGGGGCTCAACCTCGACGTCTGCTCCGGCGGGGAGCTCGCCACCGCGCTGGCCGCCGGGATGCCCGCCGGCCGGATCGCCTTCCACGGCAACAACAAGTCCACCGCCGAGATCACCCGCGCCATCGAGGCCGGCGTCGGCCGCATCGTGCTGGACTCCTTCCAGGAGATCGCCCGCGTCGCGCACATCGCCCGCGAGCACGGCGTGCGCCAGCCCGTGCAGATCCGGGTGACGGTCGGCGTCGAGGCGCACACCCACGAGTTCATCGCCACCGCGCACGAGGACCAGAAGTTCGGGATCGCCGTCGCCGACGGGTCCGCCGCCGAGGCCGTACGGCGCGCGCTCGGGCACGACAGCCTGGAGCTGCTCGGCGTCCACTCGCACATCGGCTCGCAGATCTTCGACATGGCGGGCTTCGAGGTCTCCGCGAAGCGGGTCGTGCGGCTGCTGGCCGCCGTGCGCGACGAGCACGGGGTGGAACTGCCCGAGATCGACCTCGGCGGCGGACTGGGCATCGCCTACACCTCCGGCGACGACCCCCGCGAGCCGCACGAGATCGCCAAGGCCCTGCACGAGATCGTCGCCCGCGAGTGCGAGGCGTCCGGCCTGCGCGCCCCGCGGATCTCCGTCGAGCCCGGACGGGCCATCGTCGGCCCGACCGCCTTCACCCTCTACGAGGTCGGGACGATCAAGCCGCTCGAGGGACTGCGGACGTACGTCTCCGTCGACGGGGGCATGTCCGACAACATCCGCACCGCCCTCTACGACGCGGAGTACTCCGTCATCCTCGTCTCGCGCACGTCCGACGCCGAGCCCGTGCTCGTGCGCGTCGTCGGCAAGCACTGCGAGAGCGGCGACATCGTCGTCAAGGACGCGTTCCTGCCCGCCGACCTCGCCCCCGGGGACCTCCTCGCGGTCCCGGCCACCGGCGCCTACTGCCGCTCGATGGCCAGCAACTACAACCACGCGCTCCGTCCGCCCGTCGTCGCCGTGCGCGACGGCGCGGCCCGTGTCATCGTCCGTCGGGAGACGGAGGAGGATCTCCTGCGTCTCGACCTCGGATGA
- a CDS encoding homoserine dehydrogenase: MRTRPLKVALLGCGVVGSEVARIMTTHADDLTARIGAPVELAGVAVRRPSKVREGIDPALITTDATALLKRGDIDIAIEVIGGIEPARTLITTAFEHGISVVSANKALLAQDGAALHAAAERHGLDLYYEAAVAGAIPLVRPMRESLAGDKINRVMGIVNGTTNFILDKMDSTGAGYQEALDEATALGYAEADPTADVEGYDAAAKAAILAGIAFHTRVRLDDVYREGMTEVSAADFASAKRMGCTIKLLAILERAADGESVTARVHPAMIPLTHPLASVREAYNAVFVEAEAAGRLMFYGPGAGGSPTASAVLGDLVAVCRNKLAEAKGPGESAYTQLPVSPMGDVVTRYHISLDVADKPGVLAQVATTFAEHGVSIDTVRQQGKDGEASLVVVTHRAPDAALSGTVEALRKLDTVRGVASIMRVEGE, translated from the coding sequence ATGCGTACGCGTCCGCTGAAGGTGGCGCTGCTGGGCTGTGGAGTGGTCGGCTCAGAGGTGGCTCGCATCATGACGACGCACGCCGACGATCTGACAGCCAGGATCGGCGCGCCCGTCGAGCTCGCCGGCGTGGCTGTGCGCCGTCCCTCCAAGGTGCGCGAGGGCATCGACCCGGCCCTCATCACCACCGATGCGACGGCGCTGCTCAAACGCGGTGACATCGACATCGCCATCGAGGTCATTGGCGGCATCGAGCCGGCCCGCACCCTGATCACCACCGCCTTCGAGCACGGCATCTCCGTCGTCTCGGCGAACAAGGCGCTGCTCGCGCAGGACGGCGCCGCGCTGCACGCCGCCGCCGAGCGGCACGGGCTGGACCTGTACTACGAGGCCGCCGTCGCCGGCGCGATCCCGCTGGTCCGCCCGATGCGCGAGTCCCTCGCGGGCGACAAGATCAACCGGGTGATGGGCATCGTCAACGGCACGACGAACTTCATCCTCGACAAGATGGACTCCACCGGCGCCGGGTACCAGGAGGCCCTCGACGAGGCCACCGCCCTCGGGTACGCCGAGGCCGACCCCACCGCCGATGTCGAGGGCTACGACGCCGCCGCCAAGGCCGCGATCCTGGCCGGCATCGCCTTCCACACCCGGGTGCGCCTCGACGACGTCTACCGTGAGGGCATGACCGAGGTCAGTGCCGCGGACTTCGCGTCCGCCAAGCGCATGGGCTGCACCATCAAGCTCCTCGCCATCCTGGAGCGCGCCGCCGACGGCGAGTCCGTCACCGCGCGCGTCCACCCGGCGATGATCCCGCTGACCCACCCGCTGGCTTCCGTCCGGGAGGCGTACAACGCCGTCTTCGTCGAGGCGGAGGCCGCCGGGCGGCTCATGTTCTACGGGCCCGGCGCGGGCGGTTCTCCGACCGCGTCGGCGGTCCTGGGCGACCTCGTCGCCGTCTGCCGCAACAAGCTCGCCGAGGCAAAGGGGCCGGGCGAGTCGGCGTACACCCAGCTGCCGGTCAGCCCCATGGGGGATGTCGTCACCCGCTACCACATCAGCCTCGATGTGGCGGACAAGCCGGGCGTCCTCGCCCAGGTGGCGACCACCTTCGCGGAGCACGGTGTCTCGATCGACACCGTCCGACAGCAGGGAAAGGACGGCGAGGCCTCCCTCGTCGTCGTCACTCACCGCGCACCCGACGCCGCCCTCTCCGGGACCGTCGAGGCGCTGCGGAAGCTGGACACCGTCCGCGGTGTCGCCAGCATCATGCGTGTTGAAGGGGAGTAA
- the thrC gene encoding threonine synthase: protein MSSNRTHQWRGIIEEYRDRLPVTDKTPVVTLREGGTPLVPAQVLSERTGCEVHLKVEGANPTGSFKDRGMTMAITKAKEDGAKAVICASTGNTSASAAAYAVRAGMVCAVLVPRGKIALGKMGQALVHGAKILQVDGNFDDCLDLARSLSDNYPVALVNSVNPVRIEGQKTAAFEIVDALGDAPDIHVLPVGNAGNITAYWKGFKEYKADGLASRTPRVWGFQASGSAPIVRGEIVKEPHTIATAIRIGNPASWDYALQARDESGGFIDEVTDRQILAAYRLLAAQEGVFVEPASAASVAGLLKAAELGLVDPGQKIVCTVTGNGLKDPDWAVAGAPQPITIPVDAEAAAVRLGLV from the coding sequence ATGAGCAGCAATCGCACCCACCAGTGGCGCGGCATCATCGAGGAGTACCGGGACCGCCTGCCGGTCACGGACAAGACCCCGGTGGTCACGCTCCGCGAGGGCGGCACTCCCCTCGTCCCCGCGCAGGTGCTCTCCGAGCGCACCGGCTGCGAGGTACACCTCAAGGTCGAGGGGGCCAACCCCACCGGGTCCTTCAAGGACCGCGGCATGACCATGGCGATCACCAAGGCCAAGGAGGACGGCGCCAAGGCCGTCATCTGCGCCTCCACGGGCAACACCTCGGCCTCCGCCGCCGCCTACGCGGTGCGCGCCGGGATGGTCTGCGCCGTCCTCGTGCCCCGCGGCAAGATCGCGCTGGGCAAGATGGGCCAGGCGCTCGTGCACGGCGCCAAGATCCTCCAGGTCGACGGGAACTTCGACGACTGCCTGGACCTGGCCCGCTCGCTGTCCGACAACTACCCGGTGGCGCTGGTCAATTCCGTCAACCCGGTACGCATCGAGGGCCAGAAGACGGCCGCGTTCGAGATCGTTGACGCGCTCGGCGACGCCCCCGACATCCACGTGCTGCCCGTCGGCAACGCCGGCAACATCACCGCGTACTGGAAGGGCTTCAAGGAGTACAAGGCCGACGGCCTGGCCTCCCGTACGCCCCGCGTGTGGGGTTTCCAGGCCTCGGGTTCGGCGCCCATCGTGCGCGGCGAGATCGTCAAGGAGCCGCACACCATCGCCACCGCGATCCGCATCGGCAACCCGGCCTCGTGGGACTACGCCCTGCAGGCCCGGGACGAGTCGGGCGGCTTCATCGACGAGGTGACGGACCGCCAGATCCTGGCCGCCTACCGCCTGTTGGCGGCCCAGGAGGGGGTCTTCGTCGAGCCGGCGTCGGCCGCTTCCGTGGCCGGCCTGCTCAAGGCCGCCGAGCTCGGTCTGGTCGACCCCGGCCAGAAGATCGTCTGCACCGTCACCGGCAACGGCCTGAAGGACCCCGACTGGGCGGTCGCCGGCGCTCCGCAGCCGATCACCATTCCGGTGGACGCCGAGGCCGCCGCCGTGCGCCTCGGTCTCGTCTGA
- the thrB gene encoding homoserine kinase, whose product MAGPAFRAAAVRVRVPASSANLGPGFDAFGLALGLYDDVVVRVADSGLNIDIAGEGAETLPRDESHLLVRSMRTAFDLLGGQPRGLEVVCANRIPHGRGLGSSSAAICAGIVAARAVTIGGEAKLDDVALLELATEIEGHPDNVAACLLGGFTLAWMDGGSAKAIRMEPADSIVPVVFVPSKAVLTETARGLLPRTVPHVDAAVNAGRAGLLVEALTRRPEFLLPATEDRLHQEYRSPAMPESVALVARLRADGIPAVISGAGPTVLALVDNGAADKVARLAGEGWAANRLALDAAGASVLPLGTQGG is encoded by the coding sequence ATGGCCGGTCCAGCTTTCCGCGCCGCCGCCGTACGGGTGCGCGTCCCCGCCAGCAGTGCCAACCTCGGCCCGGGCTTCGACGCCTTCGGCCTGGCCCTGGGGCTCTACGACGACGTCGTCGTCCGCGTGGCCGATTCCGGCCTGAACATCGACATCGCGGGTGAAGGTGCCGAGACCCTCCCGCGGGACGAGAGCCACCTCCTCGTACGTTCCATGCGCACCGCCTTCGACCTGCTGGGCGGCCAGCCGCGCGGCCTCGAGGTCGTCTGCGCCAACCGCATCCCGCACGGCCGCGGCCTCGGCTCCTCCTCCGCCGCCATCTGCGCGGGGATCGTCGCCGCCCGCGCCGTGACCATAGGCGGAGAGGCCAAGCTCGACGACGTGGCGCTCCTCGAGCTCGCCACCGAGATCGAGGGCCACCCCGACAACGTCGCCGCCTGTCTGCTCGGCGGCTTCACCCTCGCGTGGATGGACGGCGGCAGCGCCAAGGCGATCCGTATGGAGCCCGCCGATTCCATCGTTCCGGTGGTCTTCGTCCCCTCCAAGGCGGTCCTGACGGAGACCGCGCGCGGCCTGCTGCCGCGCACCGTCCCGCACGTGGACGCCGCCGTCAACGCGGGCCGCGCGGGTCTGCTCGTGGAGGCCCTGACCAGGCGTCCCGAGTTCCTGCTGCCGGCCACCGAGGACCGCCTCCACCAGGAGTACCGTTCCCCGGCGATGCCCGAGAGCGTGGCGCTCGTGGCCCGGCTGCGGGCGGACGGCATTCCCGCTGTGATCTCCGGCGCGGGCCCCACGGTCCTCGCGCTGGTCGACAACGGCGCGGCCGACAAGGTCGCGCGGCTCGCGGGCGAGGGGTGGGCGGCCAACCGCCTCGCACTCGACGCCGCGGGCGCGAGCGTACTTCCGCTGGGCACCCAGGGCGGCTGA